In one window of Juglans regia cultivar Chandler chromosome 3, Walnut 2.0, whole genome shotgun sequence DNA:
- the LOC108982159 gene encoding exocyst complex component EXO70A1-like → MHDCWVSHVLSYQSTLKLLFQEFNDSDPEAQLSSITTRIMQAVQYNLDGKSKQYKDPGLTQLFLMNNIHYIVRSVRRSQRTLWEMTGFRYTQQDANQYSSMSFRSVFHFIRRWHSSRGPLMSGRGSPLDVMVMPAELSRAAVKDRPMIENGKNPQKYVRFKS, encoded by the exons ATGCATGactgttgggtatctcatgtgCTCAGCTACCAATCGACATTGAAGCTGCTTTTTCAGGAGTTCAATGATTCTGATCCGGAAGCTCAGTTATCATCCATAACCACAAGGATTATGCAGGCGGTGCAGTATAACCTGGATGGAAAATCCAAGCAGTACAAAGATCCTGGATTGACACAGTTGTTTCTTATGAACAACATTCATTACATAGTGAGATCGGTTCGGAG GTCGCAAAGGACTCTTTGGGAGATGACTGGGTTCAGGTACACTCAGCAGGATGCAAATCAGT ATTCTTCAATGTCTTTCCGTTCAGTGTTCCACTTCATCAGGAGGTGGCATTCCAGTCGGGGTCCGCTAATGAGTGGGAGGGGGTCCCCCTTGGATGTGATGGTAATGCCAGCAGAGCTTTCTAGAGCAGCTGTGAAAGACAG GCCTATGATTGAGAATGGGAAGAACCCACAGAAGTACGTCAGATTCAAATCCTGA